The following are from one region of the Capsicum annuum cultivar UCD-10X-F1 chromosome 1, UCD10Xv1.1, whole genome shotgun sequence genome:
- the LOC107874779 gene encoding DNA repair protein XRCC2 homolog isoform X1: protein METAKEWIEVDETANQFLTRVFTERPLLILPPPLHRIPLRPGNVVEIVGPSPSSKTRILIQAAINCILPKEWKGVNYGGLERLVMFVDLDCRFDVLSLSRSLKQRIIRANGNGVGHNLKKVDDSPSGSKDACAEYDKELLAVSMRRFLYIRCYDSFEFLATLKTLHFQLQKEKEAHGTGVYLLMIDSIGAFYWMDRGAPSISPGSNNRRSLSLQSVSDIAVQEIQKILVVHPVVVLTTKAASLQDKFTAREVIRNTGQLSVENNLDSRTIRISTNAQLYREYMPSLWQDRSTGQTIGAGHESRGRYHFISSNSFTTCSVIDPPNLIHKRLGHSSLSKLQKMVPSLSSLSTLDRELCQLGKHTRATFSRRIESFRVYFLISSF from the exons ATGGAGACAGCGAAAGAATGGATCGAAGTAGATGAAACGGCGAATCAATTCCTTACAAGGGTTTTTACAGAGCGACCATTACTAATACTACCTCCCCCACTTCATCGCATTCCACTTCGCCCGGGCAACGTTGTCGAAATAGTTGGTCCTTCTCCTTCTTCAAAAACTCGCATTCTTATACAG GCTGCTATTAATTGTATTTTGCCTAAGGAGTGGAAGGGCGTAAATTATGGAGGCTTGGAGCGATTAGTTATGTTTGTTGACCTGGATTGTCGTTTTGATGTGTTAAGCCTTTCGCGATCACTGAAGCAGCGGATCATCCGAGCAAATG GCAATGGTGTAGGCCACAATCTAAAAAAGGTGGATGATTCTCCTAGTGGATCAAAGGATGCATGCGCTGAATATGACAAAGAATTGCTCGCTGTCAGCATGAGAAGGTTCTTGTACATCCGCTGTTATGATAGTTTCGAATTTCTTGCTACTCTTAAG ACGTTGCATTTCCAACTTCAAAAGGAAAAAGAGGCACATGGTACTGGTGTTTATTTGCTTATGATTGACAG TATTGGAGCTTTTTATTGGATGGATCGCGGTGCACCTTCTATATCACCAGGGAGCAATAACAG GAGAAGTCTCTCTCTGCAAAGTGTGTCAGACATTGCTGTTCAAGAGATCCAGAAGATTCTTGTGGTGCATCCGGTGGTTGTTCTAACTACAAAAGCAGCAAGTTTACAGGATAAATTTACAGCACGTGAAGTTATTAG GAATACAGGGCAGTTGTCTGTTGAGAATAACTTGGACTCAAGGACCATTAGGATTAGTACTAATGCTCAACTGTATCGGGAATATATGCCTTCACTGTGGCAG GACCGCAGTACGGGACAGACGATTGGCGCAGGACATGAATCACGAGGCCGTTACCATTTTAtctcttcaaattccttcacaacaTGCTCCGTTATAGACCCTCCAAACCTAATTCATAAACGTTTGGGACATTCgagtctatccaagctacaaaagatggtgcctagtttgtctagtttatcTACATTAGATCGTGAGTTatgtcaacttgggaaacacactCGTGCTACTTTCTCACGTAGGATTGAGTCATTCAGagtttattttctcattagttcattctGA
- the LOC107874779 gene encoding DNA repair protein XRCC2 homolog isoform X3, whose product METAKEWIEVDETANQFLTRVFTERPLLILPPPLHRIPLRPGNVVEIVGPSPSSKTRILIQAAINCILPKEWKGVNYGGLERLVMFVDLDCRFDVLSLSRSLKQRIIRANDVAFPTSKGKRGTCIGAFYWMDRGAPSISPGSNNRRSLSLQSVSDIAVQEIQKILVVHPVVVLTTKAASLQDKFTAREVIRNTGQLSVENNLDSRTIRISTNAQLYREYMPSLWQDRSTGQTIGAGHESRGRYHFISSNSFTTCSVIDPPNLIHKRLGHSSLSKLQKMVPSLSSLSTLDRELCQLGKHTRATFSRRIESFRVYFLISSF is encoded by the exons ATGGAGACAGCGAAAGAATGGATCGAAGTAGATGAAACGGCGAATCAATTCCTTACAAGGGTTTTTACAGAGCGACCATTACTAATACTACCTCCCCCACTTCATCGCATTCCACTTCGCCCGGGCAACGTTGTCGAAATAGTTGGTCCTTCTCCTTCTTCAAAAACTCGCATTCTTATACAG GCTGCTATTAATTGTATTTTGCCTAAGGAGTGGAAGGGCGTAAATTATGGAGGCTTGGAGCGATTAGTTATGTTTGTTGACCTGGATTGTCGTTTTGATGTGTTAAGCCTTTCGCGATCACTGAAGCAGCGGATCATCCGAGCAAATG ACGTTGCATTTCCAACTTCAAAAGGAAAAAGAGGCACATG TATTGGAGCTTTTTATTGGATGGATCGCGGTGCACCTTCTATATCACCAGGGAGCAATAACAG GAGAAGTCTCTCTCTGCAAAGTGTGTCAGACATTGCTGTTCAAGAGATCCAGAAGATTCTTGTGGTGCATCCGGTGGTTGTTCTAACTACAAAAGCAGCAAGTTTACAGGATAAATTTACAGCACGTGAAGTTATTAG GAATACAGGGCAGTTGTCTGTTGAGAATAACTTGGACTCAAGGACCATTAGGATTAGTACTAATGCTCAACTGTATCGGGAATATATGCCTTCACTGTGGCAG GACCGCAGTACGGGACAGACGATTGGCGCAGGACATGAATCACGAGGCCGTTACCATTTTAtctcttcaaattccttcacaacaTGCTCCGTTATAGACCCTCCAAACCTAATTCATAAACGTTTGGGACATTCgagtctatccaagctacaaaagatggtgcctagtttgtctagtttatcTACATTAGATCGTGAGTTatgtcaacttgggaaacacactCGTGCTACTTTCTCACGTAGGATTGAGTCATTCAGagtttattttctcattagttcattctGA